A portion of the Candidatus Zixiibacteriota bacterium genome contains these proteins:
- a CDS encoding MBL fold metallo-hydrolase — protein sequence MKFGRFEIRSFVEQKFRLDGGLMFGVIPKTLWNRLLPADENNLIPMLNNIFVLNAHGKTMIFDAGLGDTLSNREKKIYGTDGISNLDAGLASFGYKPEDIDYVILTHLHTDHCGGAVKFDANGKYVPRFPKAKYIVSKTEWEAALHSDERTSAVYIPERLYPLKESGQLELIEPDCELFQGIRAIHTGGHSVGHFGIEMESEGRKVFYYADIFPSSHHMRLPFVPATDVFPLTSLNVKRQLLPRIIQEQVIVAYDHEIAFPFGRVFEREGKIVVEPVLDTSTAKTSPVKTVH from the coding sequence ATGAAATTTGGACGGTTCGAAATCCGTTCGTTTGTAGAGCAGAAATTCCGTCTCGATGGCGGACTGATGTTCGGGGTGATTCCCAAGACTTTGTGGAATCGTTTGTTGCCCGCCGATGAAAATAATCTTATCCCAATGCTCAATAATATTTTTGTTCTGAACGCTCACGGCAAGACCATGATTTTTGATGCCGGTTTAGGCGACACGTTGAGCAACAGGGAGAAGAAGATTTATGGCACTGATGGCATCTCAAATCTTGATGCCGGGCTGGCGTCGTTCGGTTACAAGCCCGAAGACATCGACTATGTGATTTTAACACACCTGCATACCGACCACTGCGGGGGGGCGGTCAAGTTTGACGCGAACGGCAAATATGTGCCGCGTTTCCCTAAGGCCAAATATATTGTCTCAAAAACAGAGTGGGAGGCGGCGTTGCATTCCGATGAGCGTACCTCGGCGGTGTATATCCCTGAACGACTCTATCCACTTAAAGAATCCGGCCAGCTCGAACTGATCGAGCCCGATTGTGAATTATTTCAAGGCATTCGAGCCATTCACACTGGCGGCCACTCAGTTGGGCATTTTGGAATAGAGATGGAATCTGAAGGTCGCAAAGTATTTTATTACGCCGATATTTTTCCATCTTCGCATCATATGCGTTTGCCATTTGTTCCTGCAACCGATGTCTTCCCGCTGACTTCGCTCAATGTCAAACGCCAACTCCTGCCACGGATTATACAGGAGCAGGTCATTGTCGCCTATGACCATGAAATAGCCTTTCCGTTCGGACGGGTGTTCGAGCGCGAAGGTAAAATTGTTGTCGAGCCGGTTCTGGATACATCGACAGCCAAAACGTCTCCAGTCAAAACCGTTCATTAG
- a CDS encoding restriction endonuclease, with the protein MAIPTYDALILPLLKHYGDGKEKLLVEVGNILAQQFTLSPEEMIQRLPSGFESIFRNRVGWARTYLKKAGLIDRVSKGVFKITERGTNVLRENPSSIDRKYLMRFEEFQVFQAIKGPPSKKKRLEDITKGNSDTISQTPEELINSGIKEINDALVVEVLDRVKKSSPEFFEQLIVDLLIKMGYGGTQADAGRRIGRSGDGGIDGVIQQDKLGLDEIFLQAKRWENVVGRPIIQGFVGSLEGKKAHRGVLITTSSFTKDAEQYVETINKRVVLIGGNQLALLMLRYNIGIATKETYELKKIDEDYFSQE; encoded by the coding sequence ATGGCAATTCCAACTTATGATGCATTGATTTTACCATTGCTGAAACATTATGGCGATGGAAAGGAAAAGCTCCTTGTGGAAGTTGGTAATATTCTTGCTCAACAATTCACGCTTTCCCCGGAGGAAATGATTCAAAGGTTGCCGAGTGGGTTTGAATCTATCTTCCGTAACAGGGTTGGTTGGGCGCGGACCTATCTTAAGAAGGCTGGATTGATTGACAGGGTATCGAAAGGAGTCTTTAAGATAACTGAACGAGGAACTAACGTCTTACGAGAAAATCCATCGTCGATTGACAGGAAATATCTTATGCGTTTTGAAGAGTTTCAAGTTTTTCAAGCGATTAAAGGTCCGCCCAGCAAGAAGAAAAGGCTGGAAGACATTACAAAAGGTAACAGTGATACTATCTCTCAGACGCCCGAAGAGTTAATCAATTCAGGAATCAAGGAAATCAATGATGCATTGGTCGTCGAAGTGTTAGATCGAGTGAAGAAATCGTCTCCCGAGTTTTTTGAGCAACTCATTGTCGATTTACTGATCAAGATGGGTTACGGAGGTACTCAGGCTGACGCTGGCAGAAGAATTGGCCGCTCAGGAGATGGTGGAATAGACGGAGTAATCCAACAAGACAAACTCGGTCTTGATGAAATCTTTTTGCAAGCGAAGAGATGGGAAAATGTTGTTGGTCGACCAATCATTCAAGGATTTGTGGGAAGTCTTGAAGGAAAAAAGGCCCATAGAGGCGTTTTGATAACAACGTCTTCTTTTACAAAAGATGCCGAACAATACGTAGAGACTATTAACAAGAGAGTTGTGTTGATTGGAGGTAACCAGCTTGCGCTCCTTATGTTGCGTTATAATATAGGAATTGCTACAAAAGAAACATATGAGCTTAAGAAGATTGATGAGGACTATTTTTCGCAAGAATAA
- a CDS encoding acyl-CoA carboxylase subunit beta codes for MSIEDKLNHLEAMRREAKLGGGQKRIDDQHKKGKLTARERVDLLVDPNSFEEFDMFATHRSTDFGLDKQVFLGDGVVTGCAKINGRQVFLFSQDFTVLGGSLSEAHAEKICKIMDMAMKVGAPIIGLNDSGGARIQEGVVSLGAYADIFLRNTLASGVVPQISLILGPCAGGAVYSPAITDFVLMTKGTSYMFVTGPNVVKTVTHEVVTSEELGGAMVHASKSGVSHFACENEADAISKVRRLMEYLPQNNCEDAPFTPNGDPLEREENSLNTIIPTNPNQPYDIKDVISAIVDVGTFFEVHEEFAQNIVVGFSRIGGRSIGIVANQPAVMAGVLDINSSTKGARFIRFCDAFNIPLLTFEDVPGFMPGVDQEHGGIIRNGAKLLYAYCEATVPKVTVITRKAYGGAYDVMSSKHIRGDISYAWPSAEIAVMGPKGAVEIIFKKELSESKDIESATKQKEDEYREKFANPFIAAARGYVDDIIEPKSTRLRLIRAFEMLETKKDSNPAKKHGNIPL; via the coding sequence ATGTCCATCGAAGACAAACTCAACCATCTTGAAGCTATGCGCCGCGAGGCAAAACTTGGCGGCGGCCAAAAACGGATAGATGATCAGCACAAAAAAGGAAAACTGACAGCGCGTGAACGGGTTGACCTGCTGGTCGATCCGAATTCTTTCGAAGAGTTTGATATGTTTGCGACGCATAGGTCGACAGATTTTGGGCTGGACAAACAGGTCTTTCTCGGCGATGGCGTGGTCACCGGATGTGCCAAAATAAATGGCCGTCAGGTGTTTTTATTTTCGCAGGATTTTACTGTCCTTGGCGGCTCACTTTCTGAGGCTCATGCCGAGAAAATCTGCAAGATTATGGATATGGCGATGAAAGTCGGTGCGCCTATTATCGGACTCAATGATTCCGGCGGCGCGCGCATCCAGGAGGGTGTCGTATCGCTCGGCGCCTATGCCGATATATTTTTGCGCAACACTCTGGCCTCAGGGGTTGTGCCGCAGATTTCGCTTATCCTTGGCCCATGCGCCGGCGGGGCGGTATATAGTCCGGCAATTACTGATTTTGTGCTCATGACCAAAGGGACCTCGTACATGTTTGTAACCGGCCCCAATGTGGTTAAAACTGTCACCCATGAAGTGGTAACCTCTGAAGAACTCGGCGGCGCGATGGTGCATGCCAGCAAATCTGGCGTCTCACATTTTGCCTGTGAAAACGAAGCCGATGCCATTTCAAAAGTCCGACGACTCATGGAGTATCTGCCGCAGAACAACTGCGAGGACGCGCCCTTTACTCCTAATGGGGACCCGTTGGAGCGCGAGGAAAATTCGCTCAATACAATCATTCCGACAAACCCCAACCAGCCCTATGACATCAAAGATGTCATCAGTGCCATTGTTGATGTTGGCACTTTCTTTGAGGTACATGAGGAATTCGCGCAAAATATTGTTGTCGGATTTTCACGGATAGGCGGCCGGTCAATCGGGATAGTTGCCAACCAACCGGCGGTCATGGCTGGTGTTCTCGATATTAATTCCTCGACCAAAGGGGCGCGCTTTATTCGATTTTGCGATGCCTTCAATATCCCGTTGCTCACATTCGAGGATGTGCCGGGATTCATGCCCGGTGTCGATCAGGAGCATGGCGGTATTATCCGCAACGGCGCAAAACTGCTCTATGCCTACTGCGAGGCGACAGTGCCGAAAGTCACAGTCATCACGCGCAAAGCGTACGGCGGGGCATACGATGTTATGAGTTCCAAACATATCCGCGGTGATATCAGCTACGCCTGGCCGTCAGCGGAGATTGCGGTGATGGGACCAAAAGGTGCAGTGGAGATTATTTTTAAAAAGGAACTCTCGGAGTCAAAAGATATTGAGAGCGCGACTAAACAGAAGGAAGACGAGTATCGCGAGAAATTTGCCAATCCGTTTATTGCCGCGGCGCGCGGATATGTGGATGATATAATTGAGCCGAAATCGACTCGACTGCGGCTCATTCGGGCGTTTGAGATGCTTGAGACAAAGAAAGATTCAAATCCAGCGAAAAAGCACGGGAATATTCCGCTGTAG